The following coding sequences are from one Bradysia coprophila strain Holo2 unplaced genomic scaffold, BU_Bcop_v1 contig_137, whole genome shotgun sequence window:
- the LOC119073094 gene encoding uncharacterized protein LOC119073094 isoform X1: protein MSQSEEVNSDTKNFSENTQGQVSKPVMALAGNIEPFVQGTNFESYEDRVSQFFVANDIKEEKKTSMFITISGEAMYDILKSLTCPDKPSSKSYTEIMKLLREHFTPKSNKRAERYKFNQVVHETGEKISDFIVRLKSVSQKCKFGDFLENETGANIANYKMKVLDEALTDRFIVGLKNEKIQQALLSEDKYNFEQCCEKALQMEMVQKETKSLQPSVIKAIRSNEKNSQQRSRSISRSNGKSNFKERSGNRSNGTQCGRCGRSHDEKTCPARDWKCYKCQKVGHISPMCRSKKYQSVEKSGSQPALKTIRYDERDSGNFIKQIKEGPVIRDGESTTLEITVNTDDVKWVEQQQSNSVDNNKSGRTVKTLKRIGGNALEYELDVENKKVTMECDTGAVVTVLSVEEYEEKFNYLPLIPIQSDSKVPLCTISGQKLREVGRIEVQVEFAGKSKKLELYILDLGHPFMALMGRDWLNVFIPNWKKLMSAQTNSSINSVKSSTYLSKRE from the exons atgtcgCAATCAGAAGAAGTAAATTCCGATACGaaaaatttttcggaaaatacTCAAGGTCAAGTGTCGAAACCGGTCATGGCTTTGGCGGGAAACATCGAACCATTTGTTCAAGGAACAAATTTCGAGTCGTATGAGGACAGAGTAAGTCAGTTCTTTGTAGCTAACGAtattaaagaagaaaagaaaacatcaATGTTCATTACCATATCGGGTGAAGCGATGTATGATATTTTGAAGTCGTTAACATGTCCGGATAAGCCAAGCTCAAAGTCGTATACAGAGATAATGAAATTGTTAAGAGAACATTTTACGCCAAAATCAAATAAACGAGCCGAACGATACAAATTCAATCAGGTCGTTCATGAGACCGGTGAAAAAATCAGTGATTTTATAGTACGATTAAAGTCTGTGTCACAAAAGTGTAAATTCGGTGATTTTCTAGAAAATGAAACCGGAGCGAACATTGCAAACTATAAAATGAAAGTATTAGATGAAGCCTTAACGGACCGATTTATTGTTGGTctgaaaaatgagaaaatacaACAGGCATTGTTAAGTGAAGATAAATACAATTTCGAACAATGTTGTGAGAAAGCTTTACAAATGGAAATGGTTCAAAaggaaacaaaatcattgcaGCCATCGGTTATAAAAGCTATTcgttcaaacgaaaaaaactCACAACAAAGGTCTCGCAGCATAAGCCGATCGAACGGTAAATCGAATTTCAAAGAACGAAGCGGCAATAGATCTAACGGTACTCAATGTGGACGGTGTGGAAGGTCACACGATGAGAAAACTTGTCCCGCCAGAGATTGGAAGTGTTATAAGTGCCAAAAAGTCGGTCATATTTCTCCGATGTGTAGAAGTAAAAAGTATCAAAGCGTCGAAAAGTCTGGAAGTCAACCGGCtttaaaaacaattcgttACGATGAGAGAGATTCGGGAAATTTCATCAAGCAAATCAAAGAAGGTCCGGTAATTCGAGACGGTGAATCGACTACCCTGGAAATTACTGTAAATACGGATGATGTTAAGTGGGTAGAGCAGCAACAATCTAATTCAGTCGACAACAATAAGTCTGGACGTACGGTAAAAACTCTGAAGCGAATTGGCGGGAACGCGCTGGAATACGAGTTGGACGTGGAGAATAAAAAGGTTACTATGGAATGCGATACGGGAGCTGTAGTAACAGTTCTGAGCGTAGAAGAatacgaagaaaaatttaattatttaccgTTGATTCCTATACAATCCGATTCTAAAGTCCCTTTGTGCACAATTTCAGGCCAAAAGCTACGAGAAGTAGGAAGAATCGAAGTTCAGGTGGAATTTGCTGGGAAAAGTAAGAAATTGGAATTGTATATACTCGATTTGGGTCATCCTTTCATGGCACTGATGGGTCGTGATTGGCTGAATGTTTTTATTCCGAATTGGAAGAAGCTGATGTCTGCACAAACGAATTCTTCAATTAATTCG gtGAAGAGCAGCACCTACCTATCGAAAAGAGagtga
- the LOC119073094 gene encoding uncharacterized protein LOC119073094 isoform X2, whose product MSQSEEVNSDTKNFSENTQGQVSKPVMALAGNIEPFVQGTNFESYEDRVSQFFVANDIKEEKKTSMFITISGEAMYDILKSLTCPDKPSSKSYTEIMKLLREHFTPKSNKRAERYKFNQVVHETGEKISDFIVRLKSVSQKCKFGDFLENETGANIANYKMKVLDEALTDRFIVGLKNEKIQQALLSEDKYNFEQCCEKALQMEMVQKETKSLQPSVIKAIRSNEKNSQQRSRSISRSNGKSNFKERSGNRSNGTQCGRCGRSHDEKTCPARDWKCYKCQKVGHISPMCRSKKYQSVEKSGSQPALKTIRYDERDSGNFIKQIKEGPVIRDGESTTLEITVNTDDVKWVEQQQSNSVDNNKSGRTVKTLKRIGGNALEYELDVENKKAKSYEK is encoded by the exons atgtcgCAATCAGAAGAAGTAAATTCCGATACGaaaaatttttcggaaaatacTCAAGGTCAAGTGTCGAAACCGGTCATGGCTTTGGCGGGAAACATCGAACCATTTGTTCAAGGAACAAATTTCGAGTCGTATGAGGACAGAGTAAGTCAGTTCTTTGTAGCTAACGAtattaaagaagaaaagaaaacatcaATGTTCATTACCATATCGGGTGAAGCGATGTATGATATTTTGAAGTCGTTAACATGTCCGGATAAGCCAAGCTCAAAGTCGTATACAGAGATAATGAAATTGTTAAGAGAACATTTTACGCCAAAATCAAATAAACGAGCCGAACGATACAAATTCAATCAGGTCGTTCATGAGACCGGTGAAAAAATCAGTGATTTTATAGTACGATTAAAGTCTGTGTCACAAAAGTGTAAATTCGGTGATTTTCTAGAAAATGAAACCGGAGCGAACATTGCAAACTATAAAATGAAAGTATTAGATGAAGCCTTAACGGACCGATTTATTGTTGGTctgaaaaatgagaaaatacaACAGGCATTGTTAAGTGAAGATAAATACAATTTCGAACAATGTTGTGAGAAAGCTTTACAAATGGAAATGGTTCAAAaggaaacaaaatcattgcaGCCATCGGTTATAAAAGCTATTcgttcaaacgaaaaaaactCACAACAAAGGTCTCGCAGCATAAGCCGATCGAACGGTAAATCGAATTTCAAAGAACGAAGCGGCAATAGATCTAACGGTACTCAATGTGGACGGTGTGGAAGGTCACACGATGAGAAAACTTGTCCCGCCAGAGATTGGAAGTGTTATAAGTGCCAAAAAGTCGGTCATATTTCTCCGATGTGTAGAAGTAAAAAGTATCAAAGCGTCGAAAAGTCTGGAAGTCAACCGGCtttaaaaacaattcgttACGATGAGAGAGATTCGGGAAATTTCATCAAGCAAATCAAAGAAGGTCCGGTAATTCGAGACGGTGAATCGACTACCCTGGAAATTACTGTAAATACGGATGATGTTAAGTGGGTAGAGCAGCAACAATCTAATTCAGTCGACAACAATAAGTCTGGACGTACGGTAAAAACTCTGAAGCGAATTGGCGGGAACGCGCTGGAATACGAGTTGGACGTGGAGAATAAAAAG GCCAAAAGCTACGAGAAGTAG
- the LOC119073102 gene encoding platelet-activating factor acetylhydrolase IB subunit gamma-like: MKIVVALIPLLVAYCVGQCQPWIPVPASQHAWMPWIWKERFQANVVNARDNAPNIQLIFQGDSITEGWSWMATDLWDEHYGSRGGVNYGIGGDSTQHVLFRIQNGETDSPDLAPRLLVLKIGTNNIGWCSEDGIARGVVTIVEEYRRRLPLMRILVLGILPRYNLAETTIVDRINAMVEPNVVEGDMVRFLNMRDTYFNNTTDELRYEMYNGDGLHLSLAGYMAWQQTMDSLFDEMWNL; this comes from the exons atgaaaatcgttGTCGCTCTCATTCCACTGCTGGTTGCATATTGCGTTGGACAATGTCAGCCTTGGATTCCAGTACCAGCAAGTCAACATGCTTGGATGCCATGGATTTGGAAAGAGAGATTTCAAGCAAATGTGGTCAATGCCAGAGACAATGCACCAAATATACAATTGATTTTTCAAGGCGACTCAATAACTGAAGGTTGGAGCTGGATGGCAACCGATTTATGGGATGAACATTATGGATCAAGAGGTGGCGTCAACTATGGCATAGGCGGTGATTCTACGCAACATGTTCTGTTTAGGATTCAGAATGGCGAAACTGATAGTCCTGATCTGGCGCCAAGGCTGTTAGTGCTTAAGATCG GTACTAACAATATCGGTTGGTGTTCTGAAGACGGAATAGCTCGAGGAGTTGTGACAATTGTCGAGGAATACCGGAGGCGGCTTCCTTTGATGCGCATTTTGGTATTGGGCATTCTACCTCGTTACAATTTGGCGGAAACAACGATTGTTGATCGAATCAATGCAATGGTCGAGCCTAATGTAGTTGAGGGAGATATGGTCCGGTTCCTCAATATGAGAGACACTTACTTCAACAATACAACGGACGAATtaaggtacgaaatgtacaaTGGGGATGGACTACATTTGTCTTTGGCTGGATACATGGCATGGCAACAGACAATGGATTCACTGTTCGACGAAATGTGGAATTTATAA
- the LOC119073106 gene encoding uncharacterized protein LOC119073106 → MLRLIAFLLYLQMKNIPVTEALQVEIVLDQPLMIKNVGPNVLATTLLITMPPGDSGLYAHTHPGPAVGYVFTGDLLFQVNDELPKILPAGSTFYVNDSERHVWDANASNTTTCIVIATIFGRPNEEITTFLTNFKRESRNDALARAKGL, encoded by the exons ATGCTGCGCCTAATTGCCTTTTTGCTATATCTACAGATGAAAA ATATACCTGTTACCGAAGCACTACAGGTTGAAA TTGTTCTTGACCAACCATTgatgattaaaaatgttggACCGAACGTTCTAGCTACAACATTATTAATAACTATGCCACCTGGAGATTCGGGACTCTATGCACATACTCATCCAGGACCGGCTGTAGGTTATGTCTTTACAGGAGACTTACTCTTTCAG GTGAATGACGAATTGCCGAAAATTCTTCCAGCTGGCAGcactttttatgtgaacgACAGTGAACGTCATGTGTGGGATGCCAATGCATCTAACACTACAACATGCATAGTAATAGCAACAATATTCGGTCGTCCAAATGAAGAAATTAcaacttttcttacaaatttcaAACGAGAAAGCCGTAACGATGCATTAGCCAGAGCGAAAGGTCTTTGA